One segment of Paenibacillus rhizovicinus DNA contains the following:
- a CDS encoding MBOAT family O-acyltransferase — MVFSSLIFLFQFLPAALLVYYLSPGRLRNVVLLITSLIFYAWGEPLYILLMMFATVFDYANGLLIEKYRSRKVIARTVLVGSLFGNLAILGFFKYAGFVIDNVNRLFHLHLQAADLPLPLGISFYTFQTMSYVIDVYRGKAQAQRNLITFGTFVAMFPQLVAGPIVKYADIAKQLLSRKMTLERFGSGAELFIRGLAKKVLLANNIGMLWTSVKEVPAEDLSVLSGWLGIAAFTLQIYFDFSGYSDMARGLARMLGFEFPANFHYPYVSRSVTEFWRRWHISLGSWFREYVYIPLGGNRMGIGKQLRNLFIVWFLTGFWHGASWNFIIWGLYFGVLVTVEKLFLLKWLQRLPRLASHCYTLLAVVIGWVWFEFDHLDAAWAFIGTMFSFSGHTWADRQALYDLSTNGYLLLLGAICATPLPSKWIARIEDGWRLAGSVLIPALYFVALALSTAYLVNESYNPFLYFRF; from the coding sequence TTGGTATTCAGCAGCCTGATCTTTCTGTTTCAGTTTCTGCCCGCCGCCCTGCTCGTTTATTACTTGTCGCCCGGCAGGCTGCGTAACGTCGTGCTGCTTATAACTAGCCTGATCTTTTATGCTTGGGGAGAGCCGCTGTATATTCTCCTGATGATGTTCGCCACTGTCTTCGATTATGCCAACGGACTTCTGATTGAGAAATACAGATCCCGCAAGGTCATTGCCAGGACTGTCCTCGTCGGCTCCCTCTTCGGCAATTTGGCGATTCTCGGCTTCTTTAAATATGCAGGTTTTGTCATTGATAATGTGAACCGCCTGTTTCATCTTCATCTGCAAGCTGCAGATCTTCCGCTGCCGCTTGGCATCTCCTTCTACACGTTCCAAACGATGTCTTACGTTATAGATGTTTATCGAGGCAAAGCACAAGCACAGCGAAACTTGATCACGTTCGGCACCTTTGTGGCGATGTTTCCGCAGCTCGTTGCCGGTCCGATCGTCAAGTACGCCGACATCGCGAAGCAGCTGCTATCTCGCAAAATGACGCTTGAGCGGTTCGGCTCTGGGGCTGAACTGTTTATCCGCGGTTTGGCCAAGAAGGTGCTGCTCGCCAACAATATCGGAATGCTGTGGACATCTGTCAAAGAGGTACCGGCGGAAGACTTGTCCGTCCTATCGGGCTGGCTCGGCATCGCGGCGTTCACCTTGCAAATTTATTTTGATTTCAGCGGGTATTCGGACATGGCGCGAGGGCTCGCCCGAATGTTGGGATTCGAATTTCCGGCAAACTTTCATTACCCGTATGTCTCCCGGAGCGTGACGGAATTTTGGCGGCGATGGCATATTTCGCTTGGCTCCTGGTTCCGGGAATATGTTTATATTCCGCTCGGCGGCAACCGGATGGGGATCGGCAAGCAGCTTCGGAACCTGTTCATCGTTTGGTTCCTTACCGGATTTTGGCATGGAGCCAGCTGGAACTTTATCATTTGGGGGTTATATTTCGGCGTACTTGTGACAGTCGAGAAGCTGTTTCTCCTGAAATGGCTGCAGCGCTTGCCTCGGCTGGCAAGCCACTGCTACACCTTATTAGCCGTCGTCATCGGCTGGGTTTGGTTCGAATTCGATCATTTGGATGCCGCTTGGGCGTTTATCGGGACGATGTTCAGCTTCTCTGGGCACACTTGGGCGGATCGCCAAGCACTGTACGATTTGTCGACGAATGGCTATCTGCTTCTGTTAGGTGCGATATGCGCGACTCCGCTTCCAAGTAAATGGATAGCTAGGATTGAGGACGGCTGGCGGCTGGCAGGATCGGTATTGATACCGGCGCTTTACTTTGTGGCATTAGCCCTGTCGACGGCTTACCTGGTCAACGAATCGTACAATCCGTTTCTCTATTTCCGCTTCTGA
- a CDS encoding DHHW family protein codes for MATINVFTPDKPFSESENRVLDEAPAFSLHSLESGKFTSSYESYVSDQFAFRDTWAGAKTDADRALGKKDNNGVFLGKDGRLIEQFTSPPEADMEDRIKAIQTFDQALPNLRKYVMLVPTAASLLSSELPAYAPVGDELADLNRVRQLLPRNVRFVDVYSALSAEQEQSIFYKTDHHWTTFGAYYAYLELCKSMGITPQDQSSFAIREVTDEFYGSLYSKSGFRHLKPDAIHLFLPKRANKIKVEYVDEGDTSDSLYDMDNLVKKDKYSVFLNGNHALIRIVTDGPANKKLLVVKDSYANSLIPFLVNHFGEIDVVDLRYYEDSLSKLIQERQINDMLVLYNIKTFFEDASILNITEGIQ; via the coding sequence ATGGCAACGATAAACGTGTTTACGCCCGATAAGCCATTCTCGGAATCTGAAAATCGGGTTTTGGACGAGGCTCCTGCCTTCTCCCTTCACTCTCTCGAATCGGGCAAATTCACGTCCAGCTACGAGAGCTATGTTTCGGATCAATTTGCCTTCCGGGACACTTGGGCTGGCGCGAAGACCGATGCGGACCGTGCCCTAGGCAAGAAGGATAACAACGGCGTGTTCTTAGGTAAAGATGGCCGCCTCATCGAACAGTTTACATCGCCGCCGGAGGCGGACATGGAAGATCGTATCAAGGCGATTCAGACGTTTGACCAAGCTTTGCCGAATCTTCGCAAATACGTGATGTTGGTACCGACTGCCGCCTCTCTGCTCTCAAGCGAGCTGCCTGCCTATGCTCCCGTTGGTGACGAGCTGGCTGATCTGAACCGGGTTCGCCAGCTGCTGCCGCGCAATGTTCGCTTTGTAGATGTCTATTCCGCGCTGAGTGCCGAGCAGGAGCAATCGATATTCTATAAAACTGATCATCATTGGACGACATTCGGCGCTTACTATGCCTATCTGGAGCTATGCAAATCGATGGGAATCACCCCTCAAGATCAATCATCGTTCGCTATAAGAGAGGTAACGGATGAATTCTATGGGTCGCTGTATTCCAAAAGCGGGTTTCGCCATCTAAAGCCGGATGCGATCCACCTTTTCTTACCGAAACGCGCAAACAAAATCAAAGTCGAATATGTAGACGAAGGGGATACGTCAGACTCCCTGTATGACATGGATAATCTCGTCAAGAAAGACAAGTACTCCGTCTTCCTGAACGGCAACCATGCCTTGATTCGAATCGTAACGGACGGTCCGGCGAACAAGAAGCTGCTCGTGGTCAAGGATTCGTACGCCAACAGCCTGATTCCTTTCTTGGTGAATCACTTTGGCGAAATCGACGTCGTAGACCTGCGGTATTACGAGGATTCGCTATCGAAGCTCATCCAAGAACGTCAGATCAACGACATGCTTGTTCTGTACAATATCAAAACCTTCTTCGAAGATGCATCTATCTTGAACATAACGGAGGGAATCCAATGA